In Pomacea canaliculata isolate SZHN2017 linkage group LG12, ASM307304v1, whole genome shotgun sequence, a single genomic region encodes these proteins:
- the LOC112553187 gene encoding oxidative stress-induced growth inhibitor 2-like produces the protein MAASRLCCRQKSENYTDVVIIGNGPSAITLSYMLHGYRPYYNGAPHSNSILINKLRDNKASVVEQDLEFLSEGLEGRSTNPVALLWDTLSHPDADLGADNPSVLDWKLEKEKVIPHVVLGKTKVGGSWQNMEGSMHTISQNNWMELPGCPFREWLAKRHRRMDVQGGRATVADVRSYYEEYVEDMGLRKHFRDYHVVTSIQKVFDLRNCADSESGEVEHCCQNIQENHCFLWEVRGYFTKVAASAHNVKDMEEKEEENQYICDWSSFSEDLMDQSADAPSSREEFCFVTPHVVLATGTYDVPNRLGIKGENQPSVLHSLCAFEQLLTDGVLTSSSSPVCIVGAGLSAADAILMALNSGIPVIHIFRRAPNDPSLIFKKLPRSMYPEYHRVASLMKGETENELYQAYPRHRLVEVSSQMVFLKPCSSSSRSPSPHGADGSIISVDVSCTVIMIGSRPDLSFLANGGRNLGVVPKWQIDSKHNPVDVDLFTYQSVHEPRLFAMGPLVGDNFVRFGIGGALGITNHLMQCSQKGGL, from the exons ATGGCGGCATCTCGATTGTGCTGTAGGCAGAAGAGTGAGAACTATACAgatgttgttattattg gGAATGGACCTTCAGCTATCACACTATCATATATGCTGCATGGTTATCGCCCATACTATAATGGTGCCCCCCACTCCAACAGTATTCTAATCAACAAACTTAGAGACAACAAGGCTTCTGTTGTAGAGCAG GACTTGGAGTTTCTCTCAGAAGGATTAGAAGGAAGGTCAACCAATCCTGTGGCTCTGCTGTGGGACACTCTTAGTCACCCAGATGCTGACCTAGGAGCAGACAACCCTTCAGTCCTAGATTGGAAGcttgagaaagagaaagttatTCCCCATGTTGTTCTGGGGAAAACAAAAGTAGGAGGCTCTTGGCAG AACATGGAAGGAAGCATGCATACTATCAGCCAAAACAATTGGATGGAGCTACCTGGATGTCCCTTCAGGGAGTGGCTTGCAAAGAG GCATCGCAGAATGGATGTCCAAGGTGGCCGGGCAACTGTGGCTGATGTGAGAAGTTACTATGAAGAATATGTTGAAGACATGGGGCTGAGAAAACATTTCAGAGACTACCATGTGGTCACATCAATTCAGAAGGTCTTTGATCTCCGAAACTGTGCTGATAGTGAAAGTGGAGAAGTAGAACACTGCTGCCAAAACATACAAGAAAACCACTGCTTTTTATGGGAGGTGCGTGGGTACTTCACCAAAGTCGCTGCCAGTGCTCATAATGTTAAAGAcatggaggagaaagaagaggaaaatcaGTATATCTGTGACTGGAGTAGCTTCTCCGAAGACCTGATGGACCAATCAGCAGATGCACCATCAAGTCGTGAAGAATTCTGTTTCGTGACCCCACATGTAGTGCTGGCCACTGGGACATATGATGTACCCAACAGACTTGGAATCAAGGGAGAAAACCAGCCTTCAGTCCTGCACTCACTGTGTGCCTTCGAGCAGCTCCTGACAGATGGAGTCTTGACATCCTCCTCTTCACCTGTGTGCATTGTTGGAGCAGGACTAAGTGCGGCGGATGCCATCTTAATGGCACTTAATTCTGGAATCCCTGTGATCCACATTTTCCGACGGGCACCTAATGACCCTTCTCTCATTTTCAAAAAGCTTCCACGTTCCATGTACCCTGAGTATCACAGGGTAGCTTCGCTGATGAAAGGAGAGACTGAGAATGAACTGTATCAGGCTTATCCCAGGCACCGTCTTGTTGAAGTTAGCAGTCAGATGGTCTTCCTGAAACCTTGCTCATCATCTTCtcgctccccctcccctcatgGAGCAGATGGCTCCATAATATCTGTTGATGTGTCATGCACGGTGATCATGATAGGATCACGACCTGACCTTTCTTTCCTTGCAAATGGAGGGCGAAATCTTGGAGTTGTGCCTAAGTGGCAGATTGACAGCAAGCATAATCCAGTTGATGTAGATCTCTTCACTTACCAGTCTGTACATGAACCTCGGCTATTTGCTATGGGACCTCTTGTAGGGGACAATTTTGTACGATTTGGCATAGGAGGTGCACTGGGAATAACCAATCACTTAATGCAGTGTTCCCAAAAAGGAGGTCTTTGA
- the LOC112553189 gene encoding uncharacterized protein LOC112553189, producing MPEGKFVGFGVVIASKKLPEYRIKNDLYTEVDLHGPNSYLLEEDGQNYPVVPFQISIHRLSPHPLWINVYLDGQLLTTRPMIGRKLTCDAVKVGNELHELLFSLPMMKENQDSANSLGQYAGTISVVCTTAIEKGLKRMPVFKTNKATQDWGTGQRLQHLTKKDVGHYKKGNLVSREGRVTFCLSHTNHYRCSTHYVPSDEVLEELVLNYRPYICSSIPAPSVTFDCHSVSLEGVKGEKSDIGPVVEDSQDVEKSLKVPEMHGHLITPENIKRRESSAPMLQQIKSEVGLIPSDNIKRRASETFQLIRAKEENQDDSIIIIGDSDEEDNLYDECEGDSVVYMGDDECCILELSNNFSIVELEESMLDDTNS from the exons ATGCCAGAGGGAAAGTTTGTTGGATTTGGAGTGGTGATTGCTTCCAAGAAACTTCCCGAGTATAGAATAAAAAACGATTTGTACACAGAAGTGGATTTGCATGGTCCTAACTCTTATCTTCTTGAAGAGGACGGACAG AATTACCCAGTGGTACCTTTTCAAATATCCATTCATCGACTGAGTCCTCATCCATTGTGGATCAATGTTTACCTTGATGGACAACTTCTGACGACACGCCCCATGATCGGGCGAAAGTT GACATGTGATGCAGTGAAAGTGGGAAATGAGCTTCATGAGCTTCTCTTCTCACTGCCTATGATGAAAGAAAACCAG gaTAGTGCAAACAGCTTAGGTCAGTATGCTGGAACCATATCTGTGGTGTGTACGACTGCCATAGAGAAAGGACTGAAAAGGATGCCAGTGTTCAAGACAAATAAAGCAACACAAGATTGGGGTACAGGGCAGCGGTTACAGCACCTGACAAAGAAGGATGTTGGTCACTATAAAAAAG GCAATCTTGTTTCCAGAGAGGGTCGTGTGACATTTTGCTTGAGTCATACAAATCATTACCGCTGTTCAACACACTATGTACCATCAGATGAAGTTCTTGAGGAACTTGTCCTGAATTATCGGCCCTATATTTGCAGCAGCATCCCTGCTCCATCTGTCACCTTTGACTGCCATTCGGTTTCACTTGAGGGTGTGAAGGGTGAAAAATCTGACATTGGTCCAGTAGTAGAAGACAGCCAGGATGTAGAAAAGAGCCTGAAAGTGCCAGAAATGCATGGGCACCTAATTACACCAGAAAACATAAAACGTAGAGAAAGTTCAGCACCCATGCTGCAGCAAATAAAGTCTGAGGTTGGGCTGATTCCTTCAGACAACATAAAGCGGCGAGCCAGCGAGACTTTCCAACTGATAAGGGCCAAAGAGGAGAACCAAGATGacagtatcatcatcattggtGACAGTGATGAAGAAGATAATTTGTATGATGAATGTGAGGGTGATAGTGTGGTTTATATGGGTGATGATGAGTGCTGTATTTTGGAACTGTCCAATAATTTCTCCATCGTGGAACTAGAGGAATCTATGCTTGATGACACAAATAGCTGA
- the LOC112553186 gene encoding LOW QUALITY PROTEIN: exosome complex exonuclease RRP44-like (The sequence of the model RefSeq protein was modified relative to this genomic sequence to represent the inferred CDS: inserted 1 base in 1 codon) — MLTSKIFVKKTKRGGVMKVVREHYLRDDITCGSKLCCICEHTTSKQPLEESPFSRSSLCPRAHYLLPDTNVVLHQIDVIEDPVVTNVIILQTVLDEVRHRSIPAYKRLKDMLANPDKHFYTFCNEFNKNTYIEREPGESVNNRNDRAIRQAANWYSQHIKSVNIVLITDDNENRSKATKMGLEAYTVHEYIKSLKDAGSLLDRLANPLSRITIQGGKVLFPEHLPLSEIQRGIRSGKYLQGTFFASRENYLEANISVENRDSMVFIQGMINLNRSVDGDIVAIEMLPEEKWSCPSSLVLVDREEQQTEEDDIDDSEREVKNLVPKELRQPTGRVIGIIKRNWRQYCGVLQPSLLKESTRHLFVPAEKKIAKIRIETRQAEGLSNKRIIVAIDSWPRTSRYPLGHFVRELGMXGDKETENEVLLLEHDIPHSSFSQAVLSCLPQVPWGINDEDLQKRIDLRHLDICSVDPPGCTDIDDALHCRRLENGNFEVGVHIADVSHFIRPNTALDKEAASRGTTVYLCDQRIDMVPELLSSNLCSLRSNVERFAFSVIWEMSENAKILNTKYMKSIIFSRASLTYAEAQMMIDDTSRQDTVTVSLRHLNRLAKILKKQRIQNGALCLASTEVRFYVDSETHDPIDVQVKELRETNSMVEEFMLLANISVAEKIKSEFPNSSCLRRHPAPPPSNFEPLIKAAASKNLKLDASSGKALSDSLDKAIFPENPFFNTMLRIMTTRCMMQAVYFCSGMLPEEEYQHYGLATPIYTHFTSPIRRYSDIIVHRLLAVCIGADASYPELLDKHRTQVLCNNLNYRHKMAQYAGRASVNLHTQLFFKTRVQDENGYVLFVKKNALQVLIPKYGLEGTLFLNTPDKGVGSIFKYNEEENTQSAGEVVFRVFDPLTVQLSIDRSNVQHLKLSVRLVHPYIPGFSVPPAREGQTTEGTEPPSKKKKV; from the exons ATGTTGACATCAAAAATCTTTGTTaagaagacaaagagaggaGGGGTGATGAAGGTGGTGCGAGAGCACTACCTCAGAGATGATATAACCTGCGGCTCGAAACTGTGTTGTATTTGCGAACATACGACATCAAAACAGCCGTTGGAAGAATCACCATTTAGCCGCAGCAGTCTGTGCCCTCGTGCTCATTATCTTTTGCCCGACACTAATGTTGTTCTTCACCAG attgATGTCATCGAAGATCCAGTGGTCACAAATGTAATTATACTTCAGACTGTTTTGGATGAG GTCAGGCATAGAAGTATTCCAGCTTATAAGAGGCTGAAAGATATGCTGGCAAACCCAGACAAACATTTCTACACTTTCTGCAATGAGTTCAACAA AAACACTTATATTGAACGAGAACCAGGTGAATCTGTCAACAATCGCAATGATCGGGCCATACGTCAAGCAGCAAATTGGTACAGCCAACATATCAAGAGTGTGAACATTGTTCTCATCactgatgataatgaaaacCGCAGCAAGGCAACCAAAATGGGGCTGGAGGCTTATACAG ttcATGAATACATCAAGAGTCTGAAAGATGCTGGTTCCCTTCTTGACCGTCTAGCCAATCCTTTGTCCAGAATT acAATTCAAGGGGGCAAAGTACTTTTTCCAGAACACTTGCCTCTCTCTGAAATACAGCGAGGAATACGCTCAGGAAAGTACTTACAGGGCACCTTCTTTGCCAGTCGAGAAAATTATCTGGAGGCAAACATCTCAGTAGAAAATCGAGACAGCATG GTATTTATTCAAGGGATGATTAACCTGAACCGCTCGGTGGATGGTGATATAGTTGCCATAGAGATGTTACCAGAAGAGAAATGGAGCTGTCCTTCATCGCTCGTTCTTGTGGACAGAGAAGAGCAGCAAACAGAAGAAGATGACATAGATGATAGT gAACGGGAAGTGAAAAATCTAGTTCCAAAGGAACTTCGTCAACCAACTGGCAGAGTGATTGGCATCATCAAGCGCAACTGGCGTCAGTATTGTGGTGTCCTTCAACCTTCTCTTCTCAAAGAG AGCACACGCCATCTCTTTGTGCCAGCTGAGAAGAAGATCGCGAAGATCCGTATAGAAACTCGTCAGGCAGAAGGTCTCAGCAACAAACGCATCATTGTAGCCATTGACAGCTGGCCTCGTACTTCCAGATATCCTCTG GGTCACTTTGTCCGTGAACTTGGCA GTGGGGATAAAGAGACTGAGAATGAAGTCCTGTTATTGGAGCATGACATTCCTCACAGCAGTTTCTCCCAGGCTGTCCTCAGTTGCTTGCCTCAGGTGCCCTGGGGCATTAACGATGAG GATCTACAGAAAAGGATCGACCTTCGCCACCTTGATATCTGCAGTGTGGACCCTCCTGGTTGTACAGACATTGATGATGCCCTGCACTGTCGGCGACTGGAAAATGGCAACTTTGAG GTAGGTGTGCACATAGCAGACGTAAGCCACTTCATCCGGCCTAATACAGCCTTGGACAAAGAGGCAGCTAGCAGAGGAACAACAGTGTACCTGTGTGatcag AGAATAGACATGGTGCCAGAGTTGTTGAGTTCTAACTTGTGCTCTCTTCGCAGCAATGTTGAAAG ATTTGCCTTTTCTGTTATATGGGAAATGAGTGAAAATGCTAAGATATTGAATACAAAGTATATGAAAAGCATCATATTTTCACGG GCTTCATTGACTTATGCTGAAGCacagatgatgattgatgataccAGCCGACAGGATACTGTGACTGTCAGCTTACGACACTTAAACAGACTTGCCAAAATTCTGAAAAAGCAGCGCATTCAGAATGG TGCACTCTGCCTGGCATCTACAGAAGTTCGCTTCTATGTAGACAGTGAGACGCATGACCCCATCGATGTGCAGGTGAAGGAACTTAG gGAAACAAATTCCATGGTGGAGGAGTTTATGTTGCTTGCAAACATCTCGGTGGCTGAGAAGATCAAGTCGGAGTTTCCAAACTCTTCATGTTTACGCCGCCATCCTGCACCTCCTCCCTCTAATTTTGAACCCCTTATCAAGGCAGCAGCTTCTAAG AATTTGAAGCTGGATGCCTCCTCAGGCAAAGCCTTGTCAGACAGTCTTGATAAGGCCATCTTTCCTGAAAACCCATTCTTCAACACCATGTTACGCATCATGACCACCCGCTGCATGATGCAAGCTGTGTACTTCTGCAGTGGCATGCTGCCAGAAGAGGAATACCAGCATTATGGCTTGGCCACGCCCATTTACACACATTTCACATCTCCTATCAGAAG ATACTCAGACATCATTGTCCACAGACTGCTAGCTGTTTGCATTGGAGCTGATGCTTCCTACCCTGAGCTGCTTGACAAACACCGAACGCAG GTGTTGTGCAATAATCTCAACTATCGCCACAAGATGGCACAGTATGCGGGTCGAGCTTCTGTCAACCTTCACACACAG CTGTTCTTTAAAACCCGTGTCCAGGATGAAAACGGCTAtgtgctttttgtgaaaaaaaatgcactgcAAGTTTTGATACCGAAGTATGGTCTGGAGGGCACTCTTTTTCTGAATACACCTGATAAAGGAGTTGGtagcatttttaaatataatgaagAG GAAAATACGCAGAGTGCAGGAGAAGTGGTGTTCCGCGTGTTTGATCCCCTTACAGTTCAGCTGTCTATTGACCGGTCTAATGTGCAACACTTGAAGCTCTCTGTACGACTTGTCCACCCATAT ATACCAGGATTCAGTGTTCCACCAGCAAGAGAAGGCCAAACAACAGAGGGGACCGAACCAccttccaaaaagaaaaaggtgtgA
- the LOC112553190 gene encoding uncharacterized protein LOC112553190 has translation MDIDLDIILHFYAKVPSIIDRCIKKLTQSSYPHGSHFKDALLRHDVEKVKETAEKLKGYTINKLLTFNDPPWRFYLPALCIAIQWKNKEMVHCLLENGADPNRQGKITYNGADCWFLTPLQLVLRHIPEEGWPFDPELAEMLLLAGAEINKQVGITIEDEEEGGSMRFTTGNTYLHHCICHQQSYVVFDFLLDHGADLLKTEQMGKTPLHMASEVHCYNPYFVDELIRRGGLTQEEDDEGNTVLINLLMVLRENVDGIVQSLSVLHQAGYDLRKDKSLLRLDLRHFAAKNSIQALESGWLAEWLLDTQPKVLTLKQTCRLVVRKAIGKTCSYKKLSQLQLPSQLIDYLYLRDHSNSRLCYG, from the exons ATGGACATTGATCTGGATATAATTCTTCATTTCTATGCAAAAGTTCCTTCCATAATAGACAGATGTATAAAGAAACTGACTCAGAGTTCTTATCCTCATGGGTCTCATTTCAAAGACGCTTTATTGCGACACGATGTTGAGAAG GTGAAGGAGACAGCAGAGAAGCTTAAAGGCTATACGATTAATAAGCTTCTGACATTTAATGACCCTCCATGGCGTTTTTATTTGCCTGCATTGTGCATAGCTATCCAGTGGAAAAACAAGGAAATGGTGCATTGTCTTCTTGAAAACG GTGCAGATCCGAATCGCCAGGGAAAGATCACTTACAATGGGGCAGATTGCTGGTTTTTAACACCCTTGCAGCTTGTGCTTCGTCACATCCCAGAAGAAGGTTGGCCTTTTGATCCAGAGCTAGCTGAGATGCTGTTGTTAGCAG GTGCTGAGATCAACAAGCAGGTTGGCATCACCattgaagatgaggaggaaggAGGTAGCATGCGGTTTACAACAGGAAATACTTATCTCCATCACTGCATCTGTCACCAGCAGTCCTATGTTGTCTTTGACTTCCTTTTGGACCATGGTGCTGACTTGCTCAAAACAGAACAGATGGGAAAGACCCCACTGCATATGGCCTCGGAGGTACATTGTTACAATCCATATTTCGTTGATGAACTTATAAGAAGAGGAGGACTGACACAGGAAGAGGATGATGAAGGCAATACAGTTTTGATCAACTTGCTGATGGTGTTACGAGAAAACGTTGATGGCATTGTGCAGAGTTTGAGTGTTTTGCACCAAGCAGGATATGATCTCCGGAAAGACAAAAGTTTGCTGAGGCTGGATCTCAGACACTTTGCTGCAAAAAACTCTATTCAGGCACTTGAGTCTGGGTGGCTGGCAGAGTGGTTGCTAGACACCCAGCCTAAAGTACTTACCCTGAAGCAGACATGCCGACTTGTGGTGCGAAAAGCGATAGGTAAAACCTGCAGTTACAAGAAACTTTCCCAACTTCAACTTCCAAGCCAGTTGATTGACTATCTTTATCTCAGAGACCACTCAAACAGCAGGCTATGTTATGGATGA